GTCGGGGAGCTGGTGAATCGCGCCGAGGAGATCCGGGAGCAACGCGAGCAGTTCGCCCGGCAGATGCAGGAGCTGAGCCAGGACGAAAGCACGCAGGCCCAGCCGTTGCGAATGTACCAGTGAGGGGACGTCCGGGCTTTCGGCTGTGAGGGACGTTGACACCCGAAAGCGGCGATCTTGCTCACGCAATCCCAACCCCTTTTCGGGTCCTGACGAATCCTTCGGACATGGCAGACCAAATCGCTCCCGACTTCTGTCCGACGACGTCGAACGGAACCCCGATGCTCGGGCTCGGCACCTGGGAAAACGACGACCCTGAACAGTGCGCCGAGAGCGTCCGGAACGCCCTCGAGCGAGGGTACCGTCACATCGACACGGCACAGGCCTACGGCAACGAGGACGCCGTCGGCGAGGGGCTCGCGAACGCCGACGTCGACCGCGAGGAGGTCTTCCTCGCGACGAAGATCTGGATCGACAACCTCGGCTACGAGGACGTCAAAGAGACGGCCCGAGAGAGCATGGACCGTCTCGGCGTCGATTACCTCGACATGCTGTACGTTCACTGGCCCGCCGGGGAGTACGACCCCGAGGAGACCCTCTCGGCGTTCGCGGAGCTGTACGACGAGGGGCTGATCGAGAACGTCGGCGTCAGCAACTTCATGGCCGAGGACCTCGAGACGGCGATCGACGTCTGTGACGCCCCGATCGCGGCCAACCAGGTCGAGCTTCACCCGCTGCTTCCCCAGGAGGACCTGCGCGAGGCCTGCGAGAGCTACGACGTCGACGTCGTCGCCTACTCGCCGCTGGCCCGCGGCCAGGTCTTCAACCACGACGGGCTCGAGGAGGTCGCGTCCCGACACGGCGTCAGCGAGGCCCAGGTCAGCCTCGCCTGGCTGCGCGAGAAGGGTATCGTCGCGATCCCGAAGGCGACCGGCGAGGACCACATCGAGGACAACTGGGAGTCGCTGCTGGTCGAACTCGACCGCTCGGATATCGACACGATCGACGCCATCGACGAGGTCAGCCGCGAGGTCGATCCGGACTTCGCCCCCTGGAACTAGTACGGCTGCCTGAATAGCAAGAAAGCTTACCTTTTCTCGACTCGTCGCGGGTCGCATGGCAACCCGGACACGGAAGGGTGACGCCGGCGTCCTCGAGGAAATCAGGACGGATCTCCGGCGGCTCCACGACGGCTGGATGGCGCTCGTCTTCCCCAGACAGCGCGGCCGCGGTCACGCCGTCATGGGTCGGTGGACCCCCGAGACGACGCCCCAGCAGGTCGGCTACTACGGCTGGGGGATCGTCGGCGCGCTCGGCCTGCTGGCGCTGTACCCGCTTACCGTTCTCGGCTTCGCGACCCGCTACTACGCGGCGACGCTGGACTCGACCCGAACCCGGCTCGGAATCGCCGGCGTCACCGCCCTCGCCGTCCTCGCGTGGGGCGGGCTGACGGCCCTCGCCCACCTCCGGCTCGAGCCCGAGGCCGTCCTCGCGGTCGCCGCGGCCGGTGTCGTCGCCACGGGATCGACGGCACTGGCGGCCGCCTGCTCGCGGATCGGGGGTCGGCCCGTCTCGGTGCTGCTCGCGTACCCGTTCGCGCTGACCGCACTCTTTTTGCCGCCGGTCGTCGCCGCGCTCGTGACCCCGTCGCTCGAGGACGTCGTCCTCGAACCCAGCTACGCGTTCGC
This genomic window from Natronococcus occultus SP4 contains:
- a CDS encoding aldo/keto reductase, with amino-acid sequence MADQIAPDFCPTTSNGTPMLGLGTWENDDPEQCAESVRNALERGYRHIDTAQAYGNEDAVGEGLANADVDREEVFLATKIWIDNLGYEDVKETARESMDRLGVDYLDMLYVHWPAGEYDPEETLSAFAELYDEGLIENVGVSNFMAEDLETAIDVCDAPIAANQVELHPLLPQEDLREACESYDVDVVAYSPLARGQVFNHDGLEEVASRHGVSEAQVSLAWLREKGIVAIPKATGEDHIEDNWESLLVELDRSDIDTIDAIDEVSREVDPDFAPWN